A section of the Streptomyces sp. SCL15-4 genome encodes:
- a CDS encoding MFS transporter encodes MTGPVLPPVRQRGRIFASVFVDTFGWGLFAPLAFLYFSFGTGLSFSAIGSAVSAGTLASLPMALVAGWLVDRFAAKSVLVGSNLVTALGYGLYPFASDWTLIAVATFLVMAGDRLYWASWPVLVVDLASGRALDATYAAVGTIKNFTVATGALASSALTVAFGHGAADLVLAVNVATSLVAAVLLAGVRVPTTRQRTGTDTKDTPDTEDPGSGTQTGWRGALKDHAFTAFCLSFMLLTFAWALPATLLPAYTVEIMGLPGWVPAFFLGINSVVITLAQLPVTAKVSGVPRERLLVRAALVFTAVFTGLYLVTGLPATTAIVLLVPVLLAFTVGEMISLPAANALVASSAPEAIRGRYMSLFQLSWAVSGLLTPALAGFVLDRGALWVCAAFGGIVLLAAAGLRATAHRVAARAAGPEEEEETAAPPPYRPDPARAARDTGPDREPPPAAAKEAT; translated from the coding sequence GTGACCGGCCCGGTGCTGCCCCCGGTCCGGCAGCGGGGCCGGATCTTCGCCTCCGTCTTCGTCGACACGTTCGGCTGGGGCCTGTTCGCCCCTCTCGCGTTCCTGTACTTCTCCTTCGGCACCGGCCTGTCCTTCTCGGCGATCGGCTCGGCGGTCAGCGCCGGCACCCTGGCCTCCCTGCCGATGGCGCTGGTGGCGGGCTGGCTGGTCGACCGGTTCGCCGCCAAGAGCGTGCTGGTCGGCTCCAACCTGGTCACCGCCCTGGGCTACGGCCTCTATCCGTTCGCCTCCGACTGGACCCTCATCGCGGTGGCGACGTTCCTGGTCATGGCCGGCGACCGGCTGTACTGGGCGAGCTGGCCGGTGCTCGTGGTCGACCTGGCCTCCGGGCGCGCGCTGGACGCCACCTACGCGGCGGTGGGCACCATCAAGAACTTCACCGTCGCGACCGGCGCGCTGGCCAGTTCCGCGCTGACCGTCGCCTTCGGCCACGGTGCCGCGGACCTGGTACTGGCCGTGAACGTGGCGACCTCACTGGTCGCCGCGGTACTGCTGGCCGGGGTGCGCGTTCCCACGACCCGGCAGCGCACCGGGACCGACACCAAGGACACGCCCGATACCGAGGATCCCGGCAGCGGAACGCAGACCGGCTGGCGGGGAGCGCTGAAGGACCACGCGTTCACCGCGTTCTGTCTCTCCTTCATGCTCCTCACCTTCGCCTGGGCGCTGCCGGCGACGCTGCTGCCCGCGTACACCGTGGAGATCATGGGACTGCCGGGCTGGGTCCCGGCGTTCTTCCTCGGGATCAACAGCGTGGTCATCACGCTGGCGCAGCTGCCGGTCACCGCGAAGGTCTCCGGTGTGCCCCGGGAGCGGCTGCTGGTCCGGGCGGCCCTGGTCTTCACGGCCGTCTTCACCGGCCTGTACCTGGTGACCGGACTGCCCGCCACCACCGCGATCGTCCTGCTCGTGCCGGTGCTGCTGGCCTTCACCGTGGGCGAGATGATCAGCCTCCCCGCCGCCAACGCCCTGGTGGCGAGCAGCGCCCCGGAGGCGATCCGCGGCCGGTACATGTCGCTCTTCCAGCTCTCCTGGGCGGTGTCCGGGCTCCTGACCCCCGCGCTCGCCGGATTCGTCCTGGACCGGGGTGCCCTCTGGGTGTGCGCCGCGTTCGGCGGGATCGTCCTGCTCGCGGCCGCCGGGCTACGGGCCACGGCCCACCGCGTGGCGGCCCGCGCCGCCGGCCCGGAGGAAGAGGAGGAGACGGCCGCCCCGCCCCCGTACCGCCCGGACCCGGCGCGGGCGGCCCGGGACACCGGGCCGGACCGTGAACCGCCCCCCGCGGCGGCCAAGGAAGCCACATGA
- a CDS encoding glycosyltransferase → MTGFLLPSARLDPHREPPGADGPDLPPVTVLIPFYRETADILRRSAGMLKLLDYPHEKLSVRWLLDARTPDDVAVAEAVAESAGADFAGDLRVVAVPSMTPKAKALNHALRDVGDPFVALYDADTVPDPGQLRQAVTALETRDLDVVDAIELPEPGGDLVNRTTLAQSAAFFGAMEYVNRRTGMHMLLGSSVYFRRTALDAVGPLREDGVEELYEWAVRAAARGVRMGRIVSFSYGTRTSVVGPALRQRTRWIRGQLDIGFRLLAGPPLPPRPRGAVALMTLSLLAQLAVVPVVAGAVRRRALRLPAAALLAGEALRIRRVARDPVWEVLRVGSGWFLLLPFEILESTSAWRAVWELATGRDTWHKVRPESGKGPT, encoded by the coding sequence GTGACTGGATTCCTTCTCCCTTCCGCCCGTCTCGACCCACACCGGGAGCCGCCCGGGGCCGACGGCCCGGACCTGCCCCCGGTCACCGTTCTCATCCCCTTCTACCGCGAGACCGCCGACATCCTGCGGCGCTCGGCCGGCATGCTGAAGCTGCTGGACTACCCGCACGAGAAGCTGTCCGTGCGCTGGCTGCTGGACGCCCGGACCCCGGACGACGTGGCGGTCGCGGAGGCCGTCGCCGAGTCGGCCGGGGCGGACTTCGCCGGCGACCTGCGGGTGGTGGCGGTCCCCTCGATGACCCCCAAGGCCAAGGCCCTCAACCACGCCCTGCGCGACGTCGGCGACCCGTTCGTCGCCCTATACGACGCCGACACGGTGCCGGACCCCGGCCAGCTGCGGCAGGCGGTCACGGCGCTCGAGACCCGGGACCTGGACGTGGTGGACGCCATCGAACTCCCGGAACCGGGCGGTGACCTGGTCAATCGCACCACGCTGGCGCAATCGGCCGCCTTCTTCGGCGCGATGGAGTACGTGAACCGCCGTACCGGCATGCACATGCTTCTCGGCAGCTCCGTCTACTTCCGCCGCACGGCGCTGGACGCCGTCGGGCCGCTGCGCGAGGACGGCGTCGAGGAACTGTACGAATGGGCCGTACGGGCCGCCGCCCGCGGGGTGCGGATGGGCCGGATCGTCTCCTTCTCGTACGGGACGCGCACCTCGGTGGTCGGTCCCGCGCTCAGACAGCGCACCCGCTGGATCCGCGGCCAACTGGACATCGGCTTCCGGCTGCTGGCCGGCCCGCCGCTGCCGCCCCGGCCGCGCGGAGCCGTCGCGCTGATGACGCTCAGCCTCCTGGCACAGCTCGCCGTGGTGCCGGTGGTCGCCGGAGCGGTGCGCCGCCGCGCGCTGCGCCTCCCCGCCGCCGCCCTGCTGGCCGGCGAGGCCCTGCGCATCCGCCGCGTCGCCCGCGACCCGGTGTGGGAGGTCCTGCGGGTGGGCTCGGGCTGGTTCCTCCTGCTGCCCTTCGAGATCCTGGAGTCGACCTCCGCCTGGCGGGCCGTGTGGGAACTGGCCACCGGCCGCGACACCTGGCACAAGGTGCGGCCCGAGTCCGGCAAGGGGCCGACGTGA
- the ribA gene encoding GTP cyclohydrolase II yields the protein MRTEENSGVIDAPAQTVRVRSRVDVPVDVPGLGRRPSTMVSFHGLRDGREHIALLLPGWDRTPEPLVRVHSECLTGDVFGSQRCDCGPQLHEALAVCSREGGIILYLRQEGRGIGLYNKFDAYLLQDQGLDTFEANAVLNFEHDMRDYRVAADMLEALGVTTVRLLTNNPEKGAQLRSNGIDITDVVTTGTFLNENNRAYLKAKRERAGHALDV from the coding sequence ATGCGCACGGAGGAGAATTCGGGCGTCATTGACGCGCCGGCGCAGACGGTGCGGGTGAGATCCCGGGTGGACGTCCCGGTCGACGTGCCCGGACTGGGTCGCCGGCCCAGCACGATGGTGAGCTTCCACGGTCTGCGGGACGGCCGCGAGCACATCGCGCTCCTCCTGCCCGGCTGGGACCGGACCCCCGAACCGTTGGTGCGGGTGCATTCCGAATGCCTCACCGGGGACGTCTTCGGCTCGCAGCGCTGCGACTGCGGCCCGCAGTTGCACGAGGCTCTCGCCGTCTGCTCCCGAGAGGGCGGAATCATCCTCTATCTGCGGCAGGAAGGCCGCGGGATCGGCCTCTACAACAAGTTCGACGCGTATCTCCTGCAGGACCAGGGACTCGACACCTTCGAGGCCAATGCGGTATTGAACTTCGAGCACGATATGCGCGACTACCGAGTGGCCGCGGACATGCTGGAGGCGTTGGGTGTGACCACCGTACGGCTCCTCACCAACAACCCGGAAAAGGGCGCCCAGTTGCGCTCGAACGGGATTGACATCACCGACGTCGTCACCACCGGAACGTTCCTCAACGAGAACAACCGGGCCTACCTGAAGGCCAAGCGCGAGCGAGCGGGCCACGCGCTGGACGTCTGA
- a CDS encoding helix-turn-helix transcriptional regulator, protein MNAHTAPGIQDSDICEAGLGFYADVLKGRTPAEECPECLTRLGLLRRGADGGLVAIPPGLAAIGLVRPLEAAIDARQHALDSVRRSINRAEQVYRDTYRNDGVQAARVITGEEIISTTLSLAVESCQEELLTAQPGGGRPRELLEKALASDVAALRRGVRQRTIYQHTVRTHSPTLFYVEKISEAGAEVRTLDTVFDRLIVCDRRIAFVPDPGTRRSQTALAVEHPGLIRYLVSVFEDAWERATPLDCPPGAHRPPLLADETRRAVLQLMVNGYTDEAIAGRLGMSVRTVANHVRKASEVFNSRSRAQLAYLIAKAGALDEGLDTAVRAPEEPDSRVVRTC, encoded by the coding sequence ATGAACGCGCACACCGCGCCCGGAATTCAGGATTCCGACATCTGCGAGGCAGGACTGGGCTTCTACGCGGACGTACTGAAGGGCCGTACGCCGGCCGAGGAGTGTCCCGAATGCCTGACCCGCCTGGGGCTGCTCCGACGGGGAGCCGACGGCGGCCTGGTCGCCATACCGCCGGGGCTCGCCGCCATCGGCCTGGTCCGCCCCCTGGAGGCCGCCATCGATGCCCGGCAGCACGCCCTCGACTCGGTGCGCAGATCGATCAACCGCGCCGAGCAGGTCTACCGGGACACCTACCGCAACGACGGCGTCCAGGCCGCCCGTGTCATCACCGGGGAGGAGATCATCAGCACCACCCTCTCCCTGGCCGTGGAGTCCTGCCAGGAGGAACTCCTCACCGCCCAGCCCGGCGGCGGCCGGCCGCGGGAACTGCTGGAGAAGGCCCTCGCCTCCGACGTGGCCGCACTCCGGCGCGGCGTCCGGCAGCGCACCATCTACCAGCACACCGTCCGCACCCACAGCCCGACCCTCTTCTACGTGGAGAAGATCTCCGAGGCCGGGGCCGAAGTGCGCACGCTGGACACGGTGTTCGACCGTCTCATCGTGTGCGACCGGCGGATCGCCTTCGTGCCCGACCCCGGCACCCGGCGGAGCCAGACCGCCCTGGCCGTCGAACATCCCGGCCTGATCCGGTACCTGGTCTCGGTCTTCGAGGACGCCTGGGAGCGCGCCACCCCGCTCGACTGCCCTCCCGGTGCCCACCGCCCGCCCCTGCTCGCCGACGAGACCCGCCGGGCGGTCCTGCAGCTCATGGTGAACGGCTACACCGACGAGGCCATCGCCGGCCGGCTCGGCATGAGCGTCAGGACCGTCGCCAACCACGTGCGCAAGGCGTCGGAGGTCTTCAACAGCCGCAGCCGCGCCCAGCTCGCGTACCTCATCGCCAAGGCGGGCGCCCTGGACGAAGGGCTCGACACCGCCGTCCGCGCGCCGGAGGAACCGGATTCGCGTGTGGTACGGACCTGTTGA